In Camelina sativa cultivar DH55 chromosome 17, Cs, whole genome shotgun sequence, the genomic stretch TTCGAAGGGAGTTAACATTATGGCTTTTTGCAAGGATTACAATGCAAGAACCGCTGATAAAGCTGGTTATATCATTCCTGTCGAAATCACTGTCTTCGATGTGAGTTTATGCTCTTTTACTACAATCTTGATTAAGGTTTGATTAAGGTAGAGAAGAGTAACATTGTGGTAATTTGTCATCAAAGCTGGGTTTTCAAGTGTTGCAACTTGTGATTGAGTGGCTTTAGAATGGTGATTTGTCTCTGATTTATAGCTCTATGAGGTCGTTTCATGGAGTTTATATGTATGGTTGCAGGATAAGAGCTTCACGTTTATCCTCAAAACCCCACCTGCTTCGGTTTTGTTGCTTAAGGCTGCAGGTATTCTTTTAATGTGCCTTGTGACTTGTGACCAATGATTGTGCATTTTGATAAATAGGTTTGCCTATGTAGAAATGATTATATGGCATGGTTGAATATTACTTCTGCTCCTTTGTCAACTATAGAGATTCTAATTTATAGCATGGtacaagaacaaaatcattcaTACTTGTGATGTTGTCCTCTCAATATAGAATCAATTTAACTTGAGGTGTGCTAGCTACACTATTTCTGTTTTGTTTCGAGTTTCATCAGATCATTACTTGAGCTTCTACTCAAAGATATAGTTATTGGAAAGATTATCATGTTTGTGATGTAGGTTTCTGAATATATCATGTATGAGATGTGGCATCTCTAGTCTACTCATTTTGTGTCTTTTCCTGGGAGTTTTGTGATGTTTGACATTTGTTGAGTTTTGGAAATAGGTGTTGAGAAGGGATCAAAAGATCCACAGCAAGATAAAGTTGGGGTGATCACAATCGATCAGCTGCGAACAATTGCAGCAGAGAAGCTGCCTGACCTGAACTGCACGACCATTGAATCCGCTATGAGAATCATTGCAGGAACTGCAGCTAACATGGGGATAGACATTGACCCTCCAGTTCTTGAACCCAAAAAGAAAGCAGTTTTGTTGTAAAAGCCTGCATGGTAGTTTCTATTCGATAATGCCTTACTCCTTTCAAAATGTAATTTCCAACATGATGCTTAAGAGAGTTCGATCTAATGATTGTTTTGCATAAATCAGTGTTTTGGTACAACATGTGTATCGTGTGTATTGTGTATGTGTATTTgttatcaaaaatgaaattagCAGGTGCAACATTTGAAAAGCATGAATGGTTACAGTCTCAAGAATTGGTAAGGCATGTAAAGATTGTGATTGTATAGGAAACAAGTCAACGAGAAGGGATTATATAATGGCAATGACCTTCAAGTAAAGAGATTATTGTTTCCACTCTAGTCTCTAGGCAAACCAAAGTTTCTTCTACATTTAATCTTGATGAGCCGCATATGCAAGAATTGTGAGACTGATGGCTTTTATGCCACCAACAACTTCAACTGCCATGAAGATGAGCCAGAAGAGTACGGCGGTTGAGGGTTTCTTCGTAGAGGTTGATCGATCTTTAA encodes the following:
- the LOC104757664 gene encoding 50S ribosomal protein L11, chloroplastic — its product is MASSTLSTLCSSTSSSLHPNSKLSHSLSAKLSSKANVSVQFLGKKQSPLLSSSPRFLTVIAMAPPKPGGKAKKVVGVIKLALEAGKATPAPPVGPALGSKGVNIMAFCKDYNARTADKAGYIIPVEITVFDDKSFTFILKTPPASVLLLKAAGVEKGSKDPQQDKVGVITIDQLRTIAAEKLPDLNCTTIESAMRIIAGTAANMGIDIDPPVLEPKKKAVLL